The following proteins come from a genomic window of Natrinema saccharevitans:
- a CDS encoding MaoC family dehydratase, whose amino-acid sequence MSSHPSDVDDGRSAPPDDHWSSVSRHVLNSYREANNALLAAMGVRPVTGSDATRSAADTTVETPAAEVAFGDETWIVERSTDDHDSLGVGDYVRFSKPIADTDVTAFAQVSGDTNRLHLESEFADDTQFGGRIAHGTLVAGTISAALARLPGLTVYLSQDLEFTGPVEIGETVTAECEIVEDLGGDRYRLHTTVVGEDDDPVIDGEAVVIVDELPDE is encoded by the coding sequence ATGAGTAGCCATCCTTCGGACGTCGACGACGGCCGCTCCGCCCCGCCGGACGACCACTGGTCCAGCGTCTCGAGACACGTTCTCAACAGCTACCGCGAGGCGAACAACGCGTTACTGGCCGCGATGGGCGTTCGCCCCGTGACCGGTTCGGACGCGACGCGGTCGGCCGCGGACACGACGGTCGAAACCCCCGCCGCCGAGGTCGCGTTCGGCGACGAGACCTGGATCGTGGAGCGCTCGACCGACGACCACGACTCGCTCGGCGTCGGCGACTACGTCCGCTTTAGCAAGCCGATCGCCGACACCGACGTCACCGCCTTCGCGCAGGTCTCCGGCGATACCAACCGCCTCCACCTCGAGTCCGAGTTCGCCGACGACACCCAGTTCGGCGGCCGGATCGCCCACGGGACCCTCGTCGCCGGAACGATCAGCGCCGCACTGGCCCGCCTCCCCGGACTGACCGTCTATCTCTCGCAGGACCTCGAGTTCACCGGCCCGGTCGAGATCGGCGAGACGGTCACCGCCGAGTGCGAGATCGTCGAGGACCTCGGGGGCGACCGCTACCGCCTGCACACGACGGTCGTCGGCGAGGACGACGACCCCGTCATCGACGGCGAGGCCGTCGTCATCGTCGACGAACTCCCCGACGAGTAA
- a CDS encoding outer membrane protein assembly factor BamB family protein, with protein MTDDSQRARDHRTYGRRRVLRTVGGATAATIALAGCLGDSGDDLIPETETDLEATVPDGVAQFRRSLERWGYYPDASVPDAVERDWRLDRLNTGAHTAAKASAVPLPDGGVVFPGDSGYLVALDADGEERWRTGTDTGPDARGIHGTPAVADGRVYIGAYDGVLYAVDADTGDIDWRTKLGGSIGSSPLYHDGRIVMAVEYPDPEGSTFVVNADDGEVVWEDPEGRPTDHPHSTPAVDLETGRLVCGSNDGLLYGWSYPDPEFEWSFETESNDNDGEIKGPIATYDGGAYFGSWDHHVYRVNLEDGTEDWSFETGSLVMSGPAIDPTLDTVFVGSHDGNLYALDAQSGDRHWSFPTDRPITGCPTVYDDRVLVASKDGGLYALEKRSGDLVWEVDNDGVVTSTPRVIDGAVYYAERAPNPDPEDDEEGDTDGGGYKLVAE; from the coding sequence ATGACCGACGACTCGCAGCGCGCCCGCGACCATCGAACGTACGGACGGCGACGAGTGCTACGGACGGTCGGGGGCGCGACGGCGGCGACGATCGCCCTCGCGGGCTGTCTCGGCGACAGCGGGGACGACCTGATCCCCGAGACCGAGACCGATCTCGAGGCGACCGTCCCGGACGGCGTCGCCCAGTTCAGACGCTCGCTCGAACGATGGGGCTACTACCCGGACGCGTCGGTTCCCGACGCCGTCGAACGGGACTGGCGGCTCGACCGACTCAACACGGGCGCCCACACCGCGGCCAAGGCGAGCGCCGTCCCTCTCCCCGACGGCGGCGTCGTCTTCCCCGGCGACAGCGGCTATCTCGTGGCGCTCGACGCCGACGGCGAGGAGCGCTGGCGAACCGGTACCGACACCGGCCCCGATGCCCGGGGAATCCACGGGACGCCGGCGGTCGCCGACGGACGGGTGTATATCGGCGCGTACGACGGCGTTCTCTACGCAGTCGACGCCGACACCGGCGACATCGACTGGCGGACGAAACTCGGCGGCTCCATCGGCTCGAGCCCGCTCTATCACGACGGCAGAATCGTCATGGCGGTCGAATATCCCGATCCGGAGGGGAGTACCTTCGTCGTGAACGCCGACGACGGCGAGGTCGTCTGGGAAGACCCCGAGGGCCGGCCGACCGACCATCCCCACTCGACGCCCGCCGTCGACCTCGAGACCGGCCGCCTCGTCTGCGGATCGAACGACGGACTCCTCTACGGCTGGTCGTACCCCGATCCCGAGTTCGAGTGGTCGTTCGAGACCGAGAGCAACGACAACGACGGCGAGATCAAGGGCCCGATCGCGACCTACGACGGCGGCGCGTATTTCGGCTCGTGGGATCACCACGTGTATCGGGTGAACCTCGAGGACGGCACCGAGGACTGGTCGTTCGAGACGGGCAGTCTGGTGATGTCCGGCCCCGCGATCGACCCGACGCTCGACACCGTCTTCGTCGGCAGCCACGACGGGAACCTCTACGCGCTCGACGCGCAGTCGGGCGACCGACACTGGTCGTTCCCGACCGATCGTCCGATCACCGGCTGTCCGACGGTCTACGACGATCGCGTCCTCGTCGCCTCGAAGGACGGCGGCCTCTACGCGCTCGAGAAACGAAGCGGCGACCTCGTCTGGGAGGTCGACAACGACGGCGTGGTCACGAGTACGCCGCGGGTCATCGACGGAGCCGTCTATTACGCCGAACGGGCACCGAACCCGGACCCGGAGGACGACGAGGAGGGCGACACCGACGGCGGCGGCTACAAGCTCGTCGCCGAGTGA
- the cobN gene encoding cobaltochelatase subunit CobN, with translation MTRIGIYTATENELGSIGRAAERLEGIDLVVRSESDLDEEADVEAFVEELDDAAAAIFWLHGAEDSMPGYDYATGALAEAGVPLIVKATGDAFAFEDTTVSDGYRDRVYDYLEKGGTINVANLCRFLAAEYEGRDIEYDEPTELPTEGVYHPDHPGIEYEDLLATYESDKPTVAVWFYESHWTHENTRYVDRQVRALEAQGANALPIFCNPATDTDEQEDAEWVTDNWLIDDDGQSVVDAVLSSFMFSLSMDERGRSASDEGSSAEDVFLDRLGVPVLQTVTTMRSRSRYESSDTGVMGFELALSVALPEFDGNVITHPISGKERTDDAAGIGSAPKHHCPIEDRIDHATRLAVNWAELRHTPNEDKRVAVVLHNYPPSDDGIGTAFGLDSPESTVNLLEELDARGYDLGDEMPESGQSLVEKLTAQLTLEDRWVAPEDVRDRSVDVVSPDTYADWFSEADERFQENVIEEWGEVPDRPFAIPGVEFGNVLVTVQPPRGFGMDPSKVYHDSDLQPPHDYFAFYGWLRNTFETDAVVHLGTHGSLEWLPGKTVGLNGESAPDQLVDDVPNVYPYIVNNPGEGTQAKRRSYAAIVDYLTPVMRNAGTYDELSELEELANQYREAGMEDARADDGQHLEDLIREKVEELDLAVELGIGGTIDERADVRGPDAAGSSLAEGEVAGDEVDIDELVERIHEYLTDVKTTQIRLGLHTMSEPPADERLVEYLVALTRLENPGAPSLRESVAGVLGVDYETMLESPGEYDDDLGMTYAEAADEVYETSVALLETLAEHDFDVPESELEGGPDDEVNMNLLVVDLETIGDARAKSGAHDDLRKALAYVCEEAQPRVQGAEDEIPRTADALSGEYVPPGGSGAPTRGGVDLLPTARNFYTLDPRKVPAKAAWKVGREVAEGVLERHRDENGEYPEEIGVVAWGTPTVRTRGETIAQVLAMMGVEPRWTDAGRIDDVEPIPLEELDRPRVDVTTRVSGLFRDAFPAAAGVIHDAVDAVVDLDEPHEMNYVKKHVEEEQAELEEEEGLDESDARKAAKHRVFTTKPGGYGAGTNKAVDEGNWDDRSDLASVYVQWGGYAMGSRGRVSDAHDAFERRLSSVDATVKIEDTMEQDEFDSSDWYAFHGGFISAVSEISGAEPASYVGDSSDPDNVDVYTNEEKVRKAMRSRVLNPDWLESMEDHGYKGAGDLSTTVDVTLGWDATTGVVSDTLWEEVAAKFAFDEERQDWMRDVNPWALESITDTLLEAVERDLWNADDETVDRLRDLNLEVEGDLEARTTNEAVGAATDD, from the coding sequence ATGACACGGATCGGGATCTATACCGCGACGGAGAACGAACTCGGCTCGATCGGGCGGGCCGCCGAGCGCCTCGAGGGGATCGACCTCGTGGTGCGCTCGGAGAGCGACCTCGACGAGGAGGCCGACGTCGAGGCGTTCGTGGAGGAACTGGACGACGCCGCGGCGGCGATCTTCTGGCTGCACGGGGCCGAAGACAGCATGCCGGGCTACGACTACGCGACGGGCGCGCTCGCGGAGGCGGGCGTACCGCTGATCGTCAAGGCGACCGGCGACGCTTTCGCCTTCGAGGACACGACGGTCTCGGACGGTTATCGAGACCGCGTCTACGACTACCTCGAGAAGGGCGGGACGATCAACGTCGCGAACCTCTGTCGGTTCCTCGCGGCCGAGTACGAGGGCCGCGATATCGAGTACGACGAACCGACGGAACTCCCAACGGAGGGGGTCTACCACCCCGACCATCCGGGGATCGAGTACGAGGACCTGCTCGCGACCTACGAGTCCGACAAGCCGACGGTCGCGGTCTGGTTCTACGAGTCCCACTGGACCCACGAGAACACCCGGTACGTCGATCGGCAGGTCCGGGCCCTCGAGGCACAGGGGGCCAACGCCCTGCCGATCTTCTGTAACCCCGCGACGGACACCGACGAGCAGGAAGACGCCGAGTGGGTGACCGATAACTGGCTGATCGACGATGACGGCCAGTCCGTCGTCGACGCCGTGCTGTCGTCCTTTATGTTCTCCCTCTCGATGGACGAGCGCGGCCGCAGCGCCAGCGACGAGGGCAGCAGTGCGGAAGACGTCTTCCTCGACCGACTCGGCGTGCCCGTTCTGCAGACGGTCACCACGATGCGCTCCCGATCCCGGTACGAGTCCAGCGACACGGGCGTCATGGGCTTCGAACTCGCGCTCTCGGTCGCGCTGCCGGAGTTCGACGGCAACGTCATCACCCATCCGATCTCCGGCAAGGAACGCACCGACGACGCGGCCGGCATCGGCTCCGCGCCGAAACACCACTGCCCGATCGAGGACCGGATCGACCACGCGACTCGACTGGCGGTCAACTGGGCGGAACTCCGACACACGCCCAACGAGGACAAACGGGTCGCCGTCGTCCTGCACAACTACCCGCCTAGCGACGACGGGATCGGAACCGCGTTCGGGCTCGACAGTCCCGAATCGACCGTCAACCTGCTCGAGGAACTCGACGCCCGCGGCTACGATTTAGGTGACGAGATGCCGGAGAGCGGGCAGTCCCTCGTGGAGAAACTGACGGCGCAGCTTACGCTCGAGGACCGCTGGGTCGCGCCGGAGGACGTCCGCGACCGCTCGGTCGACGTGGTGTCGCCGGACACCTACGCGGACTGGTTCTCCGAGGCCGACGAGCGGTTCCAGGAGAACGTTATCGAGGAGTGGGGCGAGGTCCCCGATCGGCCGTTCGCGATCCCCGGCGTCGAGTTCGGCAACGTCCTCGTCACCGTCCAGCCCCCGCGCGGGTTCGGCATGGATCCCTCGAAGGTCTACCACGATTCGGACTTGCAGCCGCCACACGACTACTTCGCATTCTACGGCTGGCTCCGGAATACGTTCGAAACCGACGCGGTGGTCCACCTCGGGACCCACGGCAGCCTCGAGTGGCTCCCCGGGAAGACCGTCGGCCTGAACGGCGAGAGCGCGCCCGACCAGCTGGTGGACGACGTCCCGAACGTCTACCCGTACATCGTCAACAACCCCGGTGAAGGAACCCAGGCCAAGCGGCGCTCGTACGCGGCGATCGTCGACTATCTGACGCCCGTGATGCGAAACGCGGGGACGTACGACGAGCTGTCGGAACTCGAGGAGCTTGCAAATCAATATCGGGAAGCCGGGATGGAAGACGCCCGCGCGGACGACGGCCAGCACCTCGAGGATCTCATCCGCGAGAAAGTCGAAGAACTGGACCTCGCAGTCGAGCTGGGAATCGGGGGCACCATCGACGAGCGGGCCGACGTTCGCGGCCCCGACGCGGCCGGCTCGAGCCTCGCGGAGGGCGAGGTCGCTGGGGACGAGGTCGATATCGACGAACTGGTCGAACGGATCCACGAGTACCTCACCGACGTCAAGACGACCCAGATCCGGCTCGGGCTGCACACCATGTCCGAGCCGCCGGCCGACGAACGCCTCGTGGAGTATCTGGTCGCGCTGACCCGCCTCGAGAACCCCGGCGCGCCGAGCCTGCGCGAGAGCGTGGCCGGCGTACTGGGCGTCGACTACGAGACGATGCTCGAGTCGCCCGGCGAGTACGACGACGATCTCGGGATGACCTACGCCGAGGCGGCCGACGAGGTCTACGAGACGAGCGTGGCCCTGCTCGAGACGCTCGCTGAGCACGACTTCGACGTGCCCGAGTCGGAACTCGAGGGCGGCCCCGACGACGAGGTCAACATGAACCTGCTCGTCGTCGACCTCGAGACGATCGGCGACGCACGAGCGAAATCCGGTGCCCACGACGACCTCCGGAAGGCGCTGGCCTACGTCTGCGAGGAGGCCCAGCCCCGCGTCCAGGGGGCCGAAGACGAGATCCCGCGCACCGCGGACGCGCTCTCGGGCGAGTACGTGCCGCCGGGCGGATCGGGCGCGCCGACCCGCGGCGGCGTCGATCTACTCCCGACGGCGCGGAACTTCTACACGCTCGACCCGCGCAAGGTACCCGCGAAAGCGGCCTGGAAGGTCGGCCGGGAGGTGGCAGAGGGCGTCCTCGAGCGCCACCGCGACGAGAACGGCGAGTACCCCGAGGAGATCGGCGTGGTCGCGTGGGGCACCCCGACGGTGCGCACTCGCGGCGAGACGATCGCCCAGGTGCTCGCGATGATGGGCGTCGAACCGCGGTGGACCGACGCCGGCCGGATCGACGACGTCGAGCCGATCCCGCTCGAGGAACTCGACCGACCGCGAGTCGACGTGACGACCCGCGTCTCGGGCCTGTTCCGCGACGCCTTCCCGGCCGCGGCGGGGGTCATCCACGACGCCGTGGACGCCGTCGTCGACCTCGACGAACCGCACGAGATGAACTACGTGAAGAAACACGTCGAGGAGGAGCAGGCCGAACTCGAGGAGGAAGAAGGCCTCGACGAGTCGGACGCTCGGAAGGCAGCAAAGCATCGAGTCTTCACGACCAAGCCCGGCGGCTACGGTGCCGGGACGAACAAGGCCGTCGACGAGGGCAACTGGGACGACCGCTCCGACCTCGCCTCCGTCTACGTCCAGTGGGGCGGCTACGCGATGGGCTCGAGAGGGCGCGTTTCCGACGCCCACGACGCCTTCGAGCGCCGCCTCTCGAGCGTCGACGCGACGGTCAAGATCGAGGACACGATGGAGCAAGACGAGTTCGACTCCTCGGACTGGTACGCCTTCCACGGCGGCTTCATCTCCGCGGTGAGCGAGATCTCGGGCGCGGAGCCGGCTTCCTACGTCGGCGACTCCTCGGACCCCGACAACGTCGACGTCTACACCAACGAGGAGAAGGTCCGCAAGGCGATGCGCTCGCGCGTGCTGAATCCGGACTGGCTCGAGTCCATGGAGGACCACGGCTACAAGGGCGCGGGCGACCTCTCGACGACGGTCGACGTGACGCTGGGCTGGGACGCGACCACCGGCGTCGTGAGCGACACCCTCTGGGAGGAAGTCGCCGCAAAGTTCGCCTTCGACGAGGAGCGACAGGACTGGATGCGCGACGTGAACCCGTGGGCGCTCGAGTCGATCACGGACACCTTGCTCGAGGCCGTCGAGCGCGATCTGTGGAACGCCGACGACGAGACGGTCGACCGCCTGCGCGATCTGAACCTCGAGGTCGAGGGCGACCTCGAGGCGCGGACCACCAACGAGGCCGTGGGGGCGGCGACCGATGACTGA
- a CDS encoding alpha/beta fold hydrolase → MAELDLADGTIWYETTGVTDGDPLVFIHGGWMTGDAWGPQVERFAEDYRVVTLDVRGHGRTGATDADAYSIELFTDDLEALFAALEIERPILCGLSLGSMVAQEYVDRHPDGARAAILGGAVRSMPPVEVPGGMKSLWSPLPALSATLSVSGSAGTFRSMLYSIRATTGERWLSVDPETRAAAIDDVGEIPAREFRKIFDALYRYEPPALTGLEIPTLVVHGDREAPLVKRQGKQIVSAVADGDRLVLSDSGHLVNQDRPRAFNSAAADFLPAA, encoded by the coding sequence ATGGCGGAACTCGACCTCGCGGACGGGACGATCTGGTACGAGACGACCGGTGTGACCGACGGCGACCCGCTGGTGTTCATCCACGGCGGCTGGATGACCGGCGACGCCTGGGGCCCTCAGGTCGAGCGCTTCGCCGAGGACTACCGCGTCGTCACGCTCGACGTTCGGGGCCACGGCCGGACCGGCGCGACCGACGCCGACGCGTACTCGATCGAACTCTTCACCGACGACCTCGAGGCCTTGTTCGCCGCCCTCGAGATCGAGCGGCCGATCCTCTGTGGGCTCTCGCTCGGGTCGATGGTCGCCCAAGAGTATGTGGACCGCCATCCAGACGGCGCGAGGGCGGCGATCCTCGGCGGCGCGGTCCGCTCGATGCCGCCGGTCGAGGTCCCCGGTGGGATGAAGTCCCTCTGGTCGCCACTGCCGGCCCTGTCGGCGACGCTGTCGGTCTCCGGCTCGGCGGGGACCTTCCGGTCGATGCTGTACTCGATCCGGGCGACGACCGGCGAGCGGTGGCTGTCGGTCGACCCCGAAACCAGGGCCGCGGCGATCGACGACGTCGGCGAGATCCCCGCCCGCGAGTTCCGCAAGATCTTCGATGCGCTCTACCGGTACGAACCGCCGGCACTGACCGGCCTCGAGATACCGACGCTCGTGGTCCACGGCGACCGGGAGGCCCCGCTCGTCAAGCGACAGGGAAAGCAGATCGTCTCGGCGGTCGCCGACGGCGACCGCCTGGTGCTGTCCGACTCGGGCCATCTCGTCAATCAGGACCGTCCGCGCGCGTTCAACAGCGCGGCCGCCGACTTCCTTCCCGCCGCGTAG
- a CDS encoding VWA domain-containing protein: protein MVANAGGKKLSSLPFPAIVGQDELKRVLLTVAANDGLDGALIVGEKGTAKSTAVRALVDLLPEQRAVADCPYGCSPDDPDLQCADCRDRDAADLPVEIRPVPLVTLPLGATRDRVVGTLSVEDALAGEADFDPGLLARAHRGILYVDEVNLLDDHLVDVILDAAASGVNTVERDGISVSHPAEFTLIGTMNPEEGDLRPQLRDRFALQASVEGCRAIDDRVEIIDRALGADDGASDPRTEYADAVDALRDELAAARERLSSVALPTDFKAEIADLCLEAGVDGHRGDVATARTAMTIAALEGRETVIEADVHEAATYALPHRLRSTPFEDEPDLDDLLEDRFDEESPDEADGEEGDADDGDGAAEPDNEDGDVESEPDDGDDRGDRGEGNGHEGDDGADGEDSSDGPGFDDGDRPDSTEQSPAEAGDGGSEDGSSDGESESESDDGDEETAQSLVPGQQRAGIGEAAAPDLESPTVDGETATVTGSRASTSPSTDNRGARVRTEPASGDGSIDAAASVRSAAARGESRVGEADLRQSVRTGDTSVTIVFAVDASASMRPAMRTAKGVVLELLRDSYEHRDRVAFVAFAGEDADVLLPPTDSVSLAARHLKDLPSGDRTPLPAGLETSRKVLERAETDASVLVLVTDGRANVADGSPTEATRRAARALADGDTRVVVVDAGDDSRAGLSELVAGETEGELVALESLSVETVRAAAERAADETRR, encoded by the coding sequence ATGGTTGCAAACGCCGGGGGCAAAAAGCTGTCGTCACTCCCCTTTCCGGCGATCGTCGGACAGGACGAGCTAAAGCGCGTGTTGCTCACCGTCGCGGCCAACGACGGCCTCGACGGGGCGCTGATCGTCGGCGAGAAAGGGACCGCGAAGTCGACCGCCGTTCGGGCGCTCGTCGATCTGCTGCCCGAACAGCGGGCCGTCGCCGACTGCCCGTACGGCTGTTCGCCCGACGACCCCGACCTGCAGTGTGCCGACTGTCGCGACCGCGACGCCGCCGATCTACCGGTCGAAATCCGACCCGTTCCGCTCGTGACGCTGCCGCTGGGCGCGACTCGAGATCGGGTCGTCGGCACCCTCTCGGTCGAGGACGCCCTCGCGGGAGAGGCGGACTTCGATCCCGGCCTACTGGCCCGCGCCCATCGGGGCATCCTCTACGTCGACGAGGTCAACCTGCTCGACGACCACCTCGTGGATGTCATCCTCGATGCCGCCGCAAGCGGCGTCAACACCGTCGAGCGCGACGGGATCAGCGTCTCCCACCCCGCCGAGTTTACCCTGATCGGCACGATGAACCCCGAGGAGGGCGACCTGCGTCCCCAACTGCGGGACCGCTTCGCCCTGCAGGCCAGCGTCGAGGGCTGCCGGGCGATCGACGACCGCGTCGAGATCATCGACCGCGCGCTCGGGGCCGACGACGGCGCGTCCGACCCCCGGACCGAGTACGCCGACGCGGTCGACGCCCTGCGAGACGAGCTGGCCGCGGCCCGAGAGCGGCTCTCGAGCGTCGCCCTCCCGACCGACTTCAAGGCCGAAATCGCCGACCTCTGTCTCGAGGCCGGCGTCGACGGCCACCGCGGCGACGTGGCGACCGCCCGAACCGCGATGACCATCGCGGCGCTCGAGGGCCGCGAGACAGTCATCGAGGCCGACGTCCACGAGGCCGCGACCTACGCGCTGCCCCACCGGCTCCGGAGTACGCCCTTCGAGGACGAACCCGACCTCGATGACCTGCTCGAGGACCGGTTCGACGAGGAGTCGCCGGACGAGGCCGACGGGGAGGAGGGCGACGCGGACGACGGCGACGGCGCGGCGGAACCGGACAACGAGGACGGTGACGTCGAGTCCGAACCGGACGACGGTGACGACCGCGGTGATCGCGGCGAGGGAAACGGGCACGAGGGTGACGACGGCGCGGACGGTGAGGACTCGAGCGACGGGCCGGGTTTCGACGACGGCGACCGACCCGACTCGACGGAACAGTCGCCCGCCGAAGCCGGCGACGGCGGGTCCGAGGACGGCTCGAGCGACGGGGAATCGGAGTCGGAGTCCGACGACGGGGACGAGGAGACCGCCCAGTCGCTGGTGCCCGGCCAGCAGCGGGCCGGAATCGGCGAGGCGGCCGCGCCCGATCTCGAGTCGCCGACCGTCGACGGCGAAACGGCGACCGTGACCGGCTCGCGTGCGAGTACGTCGCCGAGTACGGACAATCGGGGCGCTCGCGTGCGTACCGAACCCGCCTCGGGCGACGGGTCGATCGACGCCGCGGCGTCGGTCCGGTCGGCCGCCGCCCGCGGGGAGTCCCGCGTCGGCGAGGCCGACCTCCGGCAGTCGGTCCGGACCGGCGACACCTCGGTGACGATCGTCTTCGCCGTCGACGCCAGCGCCTCGATGCGACCCGCCATGCGGACCGCGAAAGGCGTCGTCCTCGAGCTGCTGCGGGACAGCTACGAACACCGCGATCGGGTCGCGTTCGTCGCCTTCGCCGGCGAGGACGCCGACGTCTTGCTCCCGCCGACAGACAGCGTCTCGCTGGCCGCCCGCCACCTCAAGGACCTGCCCTCCGGCGACCGGACGCCGCTGCCGGCCGGCCTCGAGACCTCGCGAAAGGTCCTCGAGCGCGCCGAGACCGACGCCTCGGTGCTCGTCCTCGTCACGGACGGCCGGGCGAACGTCGCCGACGGGAGTCCGACCGAGGCGACGCGGCGAGCGGCTCGCGCCCTCGCCGACGGCGACACGCGAGTCGTCGTCGTCGACGCGGGGGACGACTCCCGGGCCGGCCTCTCGGAACTGGTCGCCGGCGAGACCGAGGGGGAGCTGGTCGCCCTCGAGTCGCTGTCGGTCGAGACGGTCCGGGCCGCCGCGGAGCGGGCGGCCGACGAGACGCGGCGATAG
- a CDS encoding uracil-xanthine permease family protein has translation MTGDEAVADEAVGDDIEYGIDEQPPLGESVVLGIQHYLTMVGANIAVPLILADAMGMTDYPGVTARFIGTFFVVSGIATLAQTTFGNRYPIVQGAPFSMLAPALAIIGVVTAGGVSGQPSWEAALVQLQGAIIVASIVEVAMGYFGLVGKLRRFLSPVVVAPTIALIGLSLFSAPQITAENQSWPLLALTLGLILLFSQYLDVKHRAFRLYPVILALVIAWVAAAALSVLGVIGSGHPGFVDLGAVANTQPIMPIYPFQWGTPQVTTAFVVGMFAGVLASIVESIGDYYAVANITGSGAPSERRINHGIGMEGLMNVFSGIMGTGGSTSYSENIGAIGLTGVASRYVVQLGAAVMLVVGFVGYFGQLIATIPDPIVGGLFIAMFGQIVAVGISNLRHVDLDSSRNTFVIGFALFVGLAIPAYMGNFESTIAFREGVGLEAVLAEAGVATPIEAAAQAVVDTVYIIGSTGMAVGGLAALVLDNTIPGSREERGLAAWDRITEDDADFESFRDRWLARDDAD, from the coding sequence ATGACGGGGGACGAGGCAGTCGCCGACGAGGCCGTCGGCGACGACATCGAATACGGAATCGACGAACAGCCGCCGCTGGGCGAGTCGGTCGTGCTGGGGATCCAGCACTACCTGACGATGGTCGGCGCGAACATCGCCGTGCCGTTGATACTGGCGGATGCGATGGGAATGACCGACTATCCCGGTGTTACCGCACGGTTCATCGGGACCTTCTTCGTCGTCTCGGGGATCGCGACGCTGGCCCAGACGACGTTCGGGAACCGGTATCCGATCGTGCAGGGCGCGCCGTTCTCGATGCTGGCACCGGCGCTGGCGATCATCGGCGTCGTCACCGCCGGCGGCGTCTCGGGCCAGCCGAGCTGGGAGGCCGCACTGGTGCAGTTACAGGGTGCGATCATCGTCGCCTCAATCGTCGAGGTCGCGATGGGCTACTTCGGTCTGGTCGGGAAGCTCCGCCGGTTCCTCTCACCGGTCGTCGTCGCGCCGACGATCGCGCTGATCGGGCTGTCGCTGTTTAGCGCCCCGCAGATCACGGCGGAGAACCAGAGCTGGCCGCTGCTCGCGCTCACGCTCGGATTGATCCTCCTGTTCTCGCAGTATCTCGACGTCAAACACAGGGCGTTCCGACTCTATCCGGTCATTCTGGCGCTGGTCATCGCCTGGGTCGCCGCCGCAGCGCTGTCGGTACTCGGCGTGATCGGCAGCGGTCATCCGGGCTTCGTCGATCTCGGAGCAGTCGCAAACACGCAGCCGATCATGCCGATCTACCCCTTCCAGTGGGGCACGCCGCAGGTGACGACCGCGTTCGTCGTCGGGATGTTCGCCGGGGTGTTGGCCTCGATCGTCGAGAGCATCGGCGACTACTACGCGGTGGCCAACATCACCGGCTCGGGCGCGCCCAGCGAGCGCCGAATCAACCACGGCATCGGCATGGAGGGGCTGATGAACGTCTTCTCCGGCATCATGGGCACCGGCGGCTCGACCTCCTACTCCGAGAACATCGGCGCGATCGGGCTGACCGGCGTCGCCTCGAGATACGTCGTCCAGCTCGGGGCCGCGGTGATGCTGGTCGTCGGCTTCGTCGGCTACTTCGGCCAGCTGATCGCGACGATTCCGGACCCGATCGTCGGCGGCCTCTTCATCGCCATGTTCGGCCAGATCGTCGCCGTCGGGATCTCGAACCTTCGCCACGTCGATCTCGACTCCTCGCGCAACACCTTCGTCATCGGCTTCGCGCTCTTCGTCGGGCTGGCGATCCCGGCCTACATGGGCAACTTCGAGAGTACGATCGCGTTCCGCGAGGGCGTCGGCCTCGAGGCCGTCCTCGCGGAGGCGGGCGTCGCGACGCCGATCGAAGCCGCCGCACAGGCGGTCGTCGACACCGTCTACATCATCGGCTCGACGGGCATGGCCGTCGGCGGCCTCGCCGCGCTCGTGCTGGACAACACGATTCCGGGTTCCCGTGAGGAACGCGGGCTCGCGGCGTGGGACCGCATCACCGAGGACGACGCCGACTTCGAATCGTTCCGGGACCGCTGGCTCGCCCGCGACGACGCCGACTGA